A DNA window from Parabacteroides johnsonii DSM 18315 contains the following coding sequences:
- a CDS encoding PEP/pyruvate-binding domain-containing protein, with protein sequence MSGIPDFKNLVFKDTSFANLMNKRIYNVLLIATKYDAFMLEDDGRVDEQIFNEYTSLSLRYPPRFTQVTTEEEALAELKNRNFELIICMPNMDNRDIFAAATEIKIHYPNIPIVVLTPFSKEVSKRIANEDLSAIDYVFSWLGNAELLLAIIKLIEDKMNAPDDTASVGVQIILLVEDSVRFYSSALPHLYKFVLEQSQMFAKEALNDHQRTLRMRGRPKIKLARTYEEAVRIFNQYRDNMLGIISDMSFMHNGVKDPYAGYKFGQYVRKTGLIIPFVLESSEVGNKVYAKELGASFIDKNSKSYPQDLRKKIMQRFGFGDFVILNPQTKEEIMRIKDLKDLQKKVFQIPDDSLVYHLSRNHFSRFFYSRAMFPPAEVLKRVDVSDYKDMDEARKLIFDLIVQYRRMKNSGVVAVYQKERFDEYSNFARIGDGSLGGKGRGLAFIGAMVKRYPKLEHDHFAVTIPKTVVICTDIFDEFMETNELYSVALSDVDDETILKYFLRASLPSRLIEDLMAFFDVVKSPIAVRSSSLLEDSHYQPFAGIYSTYMVPKLEDKYDMLRTLSDAIKAVYASVFYRDSKAYMTATSNLIDQEKMAIVLQEVVGNRYNDRFYPTISGVARSLNFYPIGNEKAEDGIANIALGLGKYIVDGGQTLRFSPRHPHNILQMSTMDFALRETQTRYYALDLKNLTEQFSVDDSFNLLRLNLKDADADGSLKFIVSTYDPYDQIIRDGYYPGGRKILSFVNILQHDVFPLADTLDQILHVGQDEMGRPIEIEFAVNIDPVRAEQSPTPTATFYLLQIRPIVDNKEVMEEDLTLVGQEDTILSSTSVLGHGIVTDVQDIIYVKTGAFSSSNNQLIAYDIEKINRKFTAEEKNYVLVGPGRWGSSDSWLGIPVKWPHISNARVIVECGLENYRVDPSQGTHFFQNLTSFGVGYFTINPFKGDGWFDEEYLNSLPAVEETEYLRHVRFDKPIVIKMDGKKSLGVVLKPV encoded by the coding sequence ATGAGCGGAATACCGGACTTTAAGAACCTTGTGTTTAAGGACACATCATTCGCCAATCTAATGAATAAGCGTATATATAATGTATTGCTTATCGCTACTAAATACGACGCCTTCATGCTGGAGGACGATGGGCGAGTGGACGAGCAGATATTCAACGAATATACGTCACTCAGCCTTCGTTACCCACCTCGTTTTACACAGGTGACGACAGAGGAGGAGGCGCTTGCCGAGTTGAAAAACCGTAATTTTGAACTGATCATCTGTATGCCGAATATGGATAACCGAGATATTTTCGCGGCGGCAACGGAGATCAAGATTCATTACCCCAATATACCGATCGTAGTCCTCACCCCGTTCTCGAAAGAGGTTTCCAAGCGGATTGCCAATGAAGATTTGAGCGCGATCGACTATGTGTTCAGTTGGTTGGGAAATGCGGAGTTGCTGCTTGCTATTATCAAGTTGATCGAAGACAAGATGAATGCGCCGGATGATACGGCCAGCGTCGGTGTACAGATTATTCTGTTGGTGGAAGATTCCGTTCGTTTCTACTCTTCGGCTTTGCCGCATCTGTATAAGTTCGTGTTGGAACAGAGCCAGATGTTTGCGAAGGAGGCATTAAACGACCACCAGCGTACACTTCGTATGCGCGGGCGACCCAAAATCAAGTTGGCGCGTACTTATGAGGAGGCTGTCCGCATCTTTAACCAGTATCGTGATAATATGTTAGGGATCATCTCGGATATGAGTTTCATGCACAATGGAGTGAAAGATCCTTACGCCGGATACAAGTTCGGGCAGTATGTGCGGAAGACCGGCCTGATTATCCCTTTTGTGCTGGAATCGTCGGAGGTTGGCAACAAAGTATACGCAAAGGAGTTGGGAGCTTCTTTTATCGATAAGAACTCCAAGAGTTATCCGCAGGATCTGAGGAAGAAGATCATGCAGCGTTTCGGTTTCGGCGACTTTGTTATACTGAATCCCCAGACGAAGGAAGAAATCATGCGCATTAAGGATTTGAAAGATTTGCAAAAGAAGGTCTTTCAGATACCCGACGATTCGCTGGTTTACCACCTGAGTCGCAACCATTTCTCCCGTTTCTTCTATTCCCGTGCCATGTTTCCGCCGGCTGAGGTTCTGAAACGCGTGGATGTGAGCGACTATAAGGATATGGATGAGGCGCGTAAATTGATTTTCGATCTGATCGTACAGTATCGCCGGATGAAGAACTCCGGTGTCGTTGCGGTTTATCAGAAGGAGCGCTTCGATGAATATAGCAACTTTGCCCGCATAGGCGACGGTTCGCTGGGAGGAAAGGGCAGGGGCCTGGCGTTTATCGGGGCGATGGTGAAGCGTTATCCCAAGTTGGAACACGATCATTTTGCAGTGACTATTCCGAAGACGGTTGTGATCTGTACGGATATCTTCGACGAGTTTATGGAGACAAACGAACTGTATTCGGTCGCTTTGAGCGATGTGGATGATGAGACGATCTTGAAATATTTCCTGCGTGCCAGCCTTCCTTCCCGCCTGATTGAAGATCTGATGGCGTTTTTCGATGTTGTCAAAAGCCCGATTGCCGTCCGCTCGTCCAGTCTTTTGGAAGATTCCCATTATCAACCGTTCGCGGGGATTTATTCTACCTACATGGTACCAAAACTGGAAGATAAATATGATATGCTTCGTACATTAAGCGATGCGATCAAAGCTGTCTATGCTTCTGTTTTTTATCGTGATAGTAAGGCATATATGACGGCAACGTCGAACCTTATCGATCAGGAGAAGATGGCGATTGTTTTACAGGAAGTGGTGGGGAACCGGTACAATGATCGTTTCTATCCGACTATTTCAGGTGTCGCGCGTTCATTGAATTTCTACCCGATTGGAAATGAAAAGGCGGAAGATGGTATTGCCAATATCGCTTTAGGCCTTGGCAAGTATATCGTAGACGGTGGCCAGACGTTGCGTTTTTCCCCGCGCCATCCTCATAATATTTTGCAGATGAGTACGATGGACTTTGCGTTACGTGAGACGCAGACCCGTTATTATGCGCTCGATCTGAAGAACTTGACCGAACAATTCTCGGTTGATGATTCGTTTAACCTGCTTCGCCTGAACCTGAAAGATGCCGATGCGGACGGTTCGTTGAAGTTTATTGTCTCGACCTACGATCCTTATGACCAGATCATCCGTGACGGTTACTATCCCGGTGGCCGCAAGATATTGTCTTTCGTCAATATCCTTCAGCATGATGTGTTTCCGCTTGCCGATACGCTTGACCAGATTCTGCATGTCGGGCAGGATGAGATGGGACGTCCTATAGAAATTGAATTTGCGGTTAATATCGATCCTGTGAGGGCAGAGCAGAGCCCTACCCCTACAGCTACTTTTTATCTGTTGCAAATTCGCCCGATCGTGGACAACAAGGAGGTGATGGAAGAAGACTTGACACTCGTCGGGCAAGAGGATACGATACTTTCGTCGACCAGTGTCTTAGGACATGGCATTGTGACGGATGTGCAGGATATCATATATGTGAAGACCGGAGCTTTCAGTTCTTCCAACAATCAGTTGATCGCTTACGATATCGAGAAGATAAACCGGAAATTCACCGCTGAGGAAAAAAATTATGTATTGGTCGGTCCCGGCCGTTGGGGCAGTAGCGATTCCTGGCTGGGCATTCCGGTGAAATGGCCGCATATCAGCAATGCTCGTGTCATTGTGGAATGCGGATTGGAAAATTATCGTGTAGATCCGAGCCAGGGAACGCATTTCTTCCAGAATCTGACCTCGTTCGGGGTTGGCTATTTTACGATCAACCCGTTTAAGGGAGATGGCTGGTTCGATGAAGAATATCTGAACTCCTTGCCCGCAGTGGAGGAAACCGAATATCTCCGCCATGTCCGTTTCGATAAACCGATCGTGATCAAGATGGATGGAAAGAAGAGTCTGGGAGTGGTGCTGAAACCGGTTTAA
- a CDS encoding metallophosphoesterase family protein has protein sequence MKQLLIILSLVLGSLQPGYAQKPALKFNKDGKFKIVQFTDVHYIHGNPKSAVSLKRINEVLDTEKPDLVLFTGDVIYGQPAEEGMRTILNLAANRKIPFGVTFGNHDDEQGLTRTQLFDIIQTIPYNLTDSVAGIVGATNFILPLKSSDGKKDAAILYCLDSHSYSQIKGIGGYDYIKFDQIRWYRENSAKYTKQNGGTPLPSLAFFHIALPEYNQAASDETAILIGTRKEKACAPQLNSGMFASMKEMGDMLGVFVGHDHDDDYAVFWKGILLAYGRYTGGDTVYNNLSNGARVIEMTEGSTSFKTWIRLKGGEVINPVNYPSDFIKKKD, from the coding sequence ATGAAACAACTTCTTATTATCCTTTCACTTGTACTCGGAAGCCTGCAACCAGGCTACGCACAGAAACCCGCCTTGAAGTTCAATAAAGACGGCAAGTTCAAAATCGTACAGTTCACGGACGTACACTACATTCACGGAAATCCCAAATCAGCCGTTTCCCTCAAACGCATCAACGAAGTGCTGGATACGGAAAAGCCGGACTTAGTGCTATTCACTGGTGATGTCATCTATGGTCAGCCGGCAGAGGAAGGGATGCGCACGATCTTGAACTTAGCCGCCAACCGCAAAATTCCCTTCGGTGTGACATTCGGCAATCACGATGACGAACAGGGACTCACCCGTACCCAGCTATTCGATATCATACAGACGATTCCTTACAACCTGACCGATTCCGTAGCCGGAATTGTAGGAGCAACCAATTTTATCCTACCCCTGAAATCGTCCGATGGAAAGAAAGACGCAGCTATCCTGTACTGCCTGGACTCGCATTCATATTCACAGATCAAAGGAATCGGCGGCTACGATTATATCAAGTTCGACCAGATCCGATGGTATCGCGAAAACAGCGCAAAATACACGAAGCAAAATGGCGGCACTCCTTTGCCCTCGCTGGCATTCTTCCACATCGCCCTGCCGGAATACAACCAGGCTGCATCAGACGAAACAGCCATCTTGATCGGAACGCGAAAAGAAAAAGCCTGCGCTCCACAACTGAACTCCGGTATGTTCGCCTCAATGAAAGAAATGGGGGATATGTTAGGAGTATTTGTCGGACACGATCATGATGACGACTATGCTGTTTTCTGGAAAGGTATCCTGCTTGCCTATGGCCGTTATACCGGTGGTGACACAGTATACAACAACCTGAGCAACGGTGCCCGCGTAATCGAAATGACCGAAGGATCCACCAGCTTCAAAACCTGGATTCGTCTGAAAGGCGGGGAGGTCATCAACCCGGTAAATTATCCTTCGGATTTCATCAAGAAGAAAGATTAA
- a CDS encoding ankyrin repeat domain-containing protein yields the protein MNDNQIHTGADDLTHQAMEEALHRRNTAEIRRLLEAGFLLSNAPRTPDGYEQPHYYLKELINYYCFYSHYKELIELLPLFLDRSESLSSLELESIGRIHANEYTKDILRLLIDHVEDINEQNRSGNSILHEKLKDYQNTYAYQSGPDEIVPPEKNEPDIILDLLLERSDLDVNLMNYSDLSPLYYACRQTTAHIVRKLLEKGADPYVLYGKEGNTLLHEACDNNKMQVIPLLVTFGVDVNEANALSQTPLHIVCKKQYPEIIQYLLQNGADPMRQDKDGNTPLHLLVKETKPQTIDCIDLLLDNGADINAVNDLQRTPFFVCAQTTDNQFRNRNGILLNHLLEKGAYADTSDINQNNPLYHAVEDDDLERVNLLLKAGVDPNCRNRNNISPYKLALQKNRRSIISRIEKSQVKITADPDDLDAAFLEACANGKRGVAEMLFKSGNIDITYVDDSGRTPLHYIAKAGMIALAGYVLDKGVDINYTDKYEQTALHIATAFRQKEMAKLLLARGANGAIRDDKGLLPIHYIAQSGQSDLLKAMQHSGYDLEAATDRGDTPLHIAAFHRAKENVRVLLEAEVAPDPQNNLGITPLQLAVQSSQKEIVKLLVEHGSDISRTDTDGDAPIHWASGRGNKEMVRQLLELGADINALNNRHQTALHIAIIRRDKNLVNYLLESGADLEIKTAEGNSCIDLAVTSGQKELIELIGIIQRRREALAD from the coding sequence ATGAACGACAATCAAATACATACCGGAGCAGACGATTTGACACATCAGGCAATGGAAGAGGCTTTACATCGACGTAACACGGCAGAGATTCGTCGGTTACTGGAGGCAGGCTTCCTTCTATCTAATGCACCTCGCACCCCTGACGGATATGAGCAGCCTCATTATTACCTCAAAGAGCTAATCAACTATTACTGCTTCTACTCCCATTACAAAGAATTGATAGAGTTATTGCCTCTTTTTCTTGATAGATCAGAGTCATTAAGCAGCTTGGAACTGGAAAGCATCGGACGTATTCACGCCAATGAATATACAAAAGATATCTTACGGCTTCTGATTGACCATGTAGAAGACATTAACGAACAGAACCGAAGCGGGAATTCCATTTTACATGAAAAGTTAAAAGACTATCAGAATACATACGCCTATCAGTCCGGACCGGACGAAATCGTACCTCCCGAAAAGAACGAACCGGACATTATATTGGACTTGTTGCTGGAGCGGTCCGATCTGGATGTCAACCTAATGAACTACTCAGATCTATCACCTCTATACTATGCTTGCCGGCAAACAACCGCCCATATCGTCCGCAAGCTTTTAGAGAAAGGAGCCGACCCATACGTTCTCTATGGGAAAGAAGGAAACACACTGTTACACGAGGCTTGCGACAACAATAAAATGCAGGTTATCCCTCTATTGGTTACATTCGGAGTCGATGTCAATGAAGCGAACGCCCTTAGCCAAACACCGCTTCATATCGTTTGCAAGAAACAATATCCCGAGATTATCCAATACCTGTTACAAAACGGTGCCGATCCAATGAGACAAGACAAAGACGGAAACACACCTCTGCATTTACTGGTAAAGGAGACGAAACCGCAAACGATCGACTGCATCGACCTTTTACTGGATAACGGGGCAGACATCAATGCCGTAAACGACCTACAGCGAACCCCATTCTTCGTCTGTGCACAAACAACAGACAATCAGTTCCGCAATCGCAATGGCATCCTGCTGAACCATTTGTTGGAAAAAGGGGCCTATGCCGACACGTCGGATATCAACCAGAACAATCCTTTATACCATGCAGTAGAGGATGACGACTTGGAACGCGTCAATCTCTTATTGAAAGCCGGAGTCGATCCTAATTGCCGTAACAGGAACAATATCAGCCCTTACAAACTGGCCTTGCAAAAAAATCGCAGGTCGATCATTAGCCGGATCGAAAAATCGCAGGTGAAGATCACCGCAGATCCGGACGATCTGGACGCCGCATTTTTAGAAGCTTGCGCAAACGGTAAACGCGGAGTGGCGGAAATGTTGTTTAAAAGCGGTAATATCGACATCACATATGTCGACGACAGCGGCCGTACTCCGCTCCACTATATCGCCAAAGCAGGGATGATCGCATTGGCCGGATACGTCTTAGACAAAGGCGTGGATATCAACTATACGGACAAATACGAACAAACGGCTCTGCACATCGCAACAGCTTTCCGTCAAAAAGAAATGGCCAAGCTCTTGCTGGCACGGGGAGCGAACGGAGCCATCCGTGACGATAAAGGTTTATTACCTATACATTACATCGCCCAAAGCGGGCAGTCCGATCTTTTAAAGGCCATGCAACACTCCGGCTATGACTTGGAAGCAGCCACCGACCGAGGCGACACTCCCCTACACATAGCCGCATTCCACCGGGCAAAAGAAAACGTGCGTGTATTACTGGAAGCTGAAGTAGCTCCCGACCCACAAAATAACCTTGGGATCACTCCTTTACAATTGGCAGTACAGAGTAGTCAGAAAGAAATCGTAAAGCTACTTGTCGAACATGGGTCCGACATCAGCCGTACTGATACCGATGGAGATGCACCTATCCATTGGGCTTCCGGACGTGGCAACAAAGAGATGGTACGCCAGCTACTCGAATTAGGAGCCGATATCAATGCACTCAACAATCGCCATCAAACAGCTCTGCACATAGCGATAATACGTAGAGACAAAAACCTCGTCAACTATCTGTTGGAATCCGGGGCCGATCTAGAAATCAAGACGGCAGAAGGCAATTCCTGCATCGACTTGGCAGTAACCAGTGGCCAAAAAGAATTGATCGAACTGATCGGAATCATCCAGCGAAGACGCGAGGCTTTAGCGGATTAA
- a CDS encoding metallophosphoesterase: MKIKFLLLVTGLLSLTTIIAQVYPVRPQLSDKNSFSMILLPDPQSYNKFDANQPLFELQTAWIANSIGSLNVKGVLCTGDLVEQNEIRIPDGINGNQTSEEQWQAASRAFERLDDKISYVVCTGNHDYGYEKAENRLCHLPDYFPSERNSCWKKSLVETGLNYQGIPTLENAAYEFETDTWGKLLVISLEFAPRDEAIEWAAKVTGKDKYKNHKVILLTHSYMSPEAKRHIKEGYKISPANYGEAIWQKLVYPSSNICMVICGHECEITDYKGNVSFRTDKNSTGKNVAQMMFNAQTADGQWHGNGGDCWLRIMEFMPDGKTIKIKTFSPLFALSPLTSEKAWRTDSYDQFDITIE, from the coding sequence ATGAAAATAAAATTTTTATTATTAGTGACCGGCCTTTTGAGCCTGACAACAATCATCGCCCAGGTCTATCCCGTCCGGCCTCAACTATCCGATAAGAATTCTTTTTCCATGATCCTGCTGCCTGATCCGCAGAGTTATAACAAGTTTGATGCCAACCAGCCGTTGTTCGAGCTACAAACAGCCTGGATCGCCAACAGTATCGGATCACTGAACGTCAAAGGAGTTTTATGTACCGGCGATTTGGTTGAGCAGAACGAGATACGGATTCCGGATGGCATAAACGGAAATCAAACAAGCGAAGAGCAATGGCAAGCCGCATCCAGGGCATTCGAACGGCTCGACGACAAAATATCTTATGTCGTTTGTACCGGGAATCACGATTACGGATACGAGAAAGCAGAAAACCGTCTCTGCCACCTTCCCGATTACTTTCCTTCCGAACGGAATAGCTGCTGGAAAAAGTCATTGGTCGAAACAGGACTGAACTACCAAGGTATTCCAACTCTTGAAAATGCAGCTTATGAGTTCGAGACAGACACATGGGGAAAACTATTAGTCATTTCGCTCGAATTTGCTCCACGTGACGAGGCGATCGAATGGGCGGCAAAAGTTACCGGCAAAGACAAATACAAAAATCATAAAGTGATTCTGCTGACGCACTCCTATATGTCACCGGAAGCCAAGCGTCATATTAAGGAAGGCTACAAAATATCACCCGCCAATTACGGAGAAGCAATCTGGCAGAAACTGGTCTATCCTTCCTCCAACATCTGTATGGTGATATGTGGACATGAATGCGAGATAACAGACTACAAGGGCAATGTCAGCTTCCGGACTGACAAAAACAGCACAGGTAAGAATGTAGCCCAAATGATGTTCAATGCCCAGACCGCCGACGGTCAATGGCATGGCAACGGAGGGGACTGTTGGCTCCGCATCATGGAATTTATGCCGGACGGGAAGACGATCAAGATCAAGACATTCTCTCCCCTATTCGCACTTTCTCCCCTGACATCCGAAAAGGCATGGAGAACAGATTCATACGATCAATTCGACATTACGATCGAGTAA
- a CDS encoding RapZ C-terminal domain-containing protein produces the protein MITEELKQLYQTYTGSPATDITELSSSGSNRRYFRLSGPVSLIGVSGTSVEENNAFIYMAAHFREKGLPVPRVYCWSDDKSLYLQEDLGDALLFHAIEKGRKSCFFDETEKSLLHKTITLLPALQFKGAEGFDFNQCYPQPEFNKRSILWDLNYFKYCFLKATGMEFQENLLEDDFQKMSDVLLQDCTPTFMYRDFQSRNVMVKNGEPWFIDFQGGRKGPVYYDVASFLWQAKAKYPTELRQELIADYLQALRRYMEIDEKHFFRQLRHFVLFRTLQVLGAYGFRGYFEKKPHFIQSVPFAIDNLRQLLKEDYPEYPYLCNILRDLTNLSQFYDDIQKHTLKIKIVSFAYKKGIPNDPSGNGGGFVFDCRAINNPGKYERYNHFTGLDEPVIRFLEEDGEITRFLDHVYEIVDASVKRYMDRGFTNLMICFGCTGGQHRSVYSAQHMAEHIHSKFGVRVDLVHREQNIEQLFNAIL, from the coding sequence ATGATAACTGAAGAATTAAAACAACTTTACCAGACATATACCGGTTCACCGGCAACTGACATAACCGAACTATCTTCTTCCGGCTCTAACCGCCGGTATTTCAGATTGTCAGGCCCCGTTTCCCTGATCGGGGTAAGCGGAACCTCCGTAGAGGAAAACAATGCCTTCATTTATATGGCCGCGCATTTCCGAGAAAAAGGATTGCCTGTTCCCCGGGTTTATTGCTGGTCGGATGATAAATCGCTCTATCTCCAGGAAGATCTGGGCGATGCCCTACTCTTTCATGCAATCGAGAAAGGACGGAAAAGCTGCTTCTTCGACGAGACGGAAAAGTCTTTGCTGCATAAGACGATTACGCTTCTACCGGCCCTACAGTTTAAGGGGGCGGAGGGTTTCGACTTCAATCAATGCTATCCTCAACCCGAATTCAATAAACGTTCGATCCTTTGGGATCTGAACTATTTCAAATATTGTTTCCTGAAAGCTACCGGAATGGAATTCCAGGAGAACCTTTTGGAAGACGATTTCCAAAAAATGAGCGATGTCCTGCTGCAAGACTGTACACCGACATTCATGTACCGGGATTTCCAGTCGCGTAACGTGATGGTAAAAAACGGTGAACCCTGGTTCATTGATTTCCAGGGAGGACGAAAAGGCCCGGTCTACTACGATGTCGCTTCTTTCCTCTGGCAGGCGAAAGCCAAATATCCGACTGAACTGAGACAGGAATTGATAGCCGACTATCTGCAAGCACTACGCAGGTATATGGAAATAGACGAAAAGCATTTCTTCCGGCAATTACGCCATTTCGTTCTTTTCAGGACTTTACAGGTCTTGGGAGCCTACGGTTTCCGGGGATATTTCGAGAAGAAACCGCATTTCATCCAAAGTGTCCCCTTCGCAATCGACAACCTCCGGCAACTTTTGAAAGAAGATTATCCGGAGTATCCCTATTTATGCAACATACTACGGGATCTGACAAATCTGTCTCAATTCTATGACGACATCCAAAAGCATACGCTCAAAATCAAGATTGTCAGCTTTGCCTATAAAAAAGGAATTCCCAACGATCCGAGTGGCAATGGCGGTGGGTTTGTCTTTGACTGCCGTGCCATCAATAACCCCGGTAAATACGAACGTTACAATCATTTTACCGGATTAGACGAACCGGTGATCCGCTTCCTCGAAGAAGACGGAGAGATCACCCGCTTCTTGGACCATGTTTACGAAATTGTGGATGCTTCTGTCAAACGTTATATGGACCGGGGATTCACCAATCTGATGATTTGTTTCGGTTGCACGGGAGGCCAGCACCGTTCGGTTTACTCCGCCCAGCATATGGCAGAACATATTCATTCCAAGTTCGGTGTCCGGGTAGACCTCGTCCACAGGGAACAAAACATAGAACAACTCTTTAACGCAATATTATGA
- the gdhA gene encoding NADP-specific glutamate dehydrogenase: MKTEVILSALEAKHPGEKEYLQAVKEVLLSIEEVYNQHPEFEKAKIIERLVEPERIFTFRVPWVDDKGEIQVNLGYRVQFNNAIGPYKGGIRFHPSVNLSILKFLGFEQTFKNALTTLPMGGGKGGSDFAPRGKSDAEIMRFCQAFILELWRNLGPDRDVPAGDIGVGGREVGYMYGMYKKLARENTGTFTGKGMEFGGSILRPEATGFGALYFVHQMLETHGIDIKGKTVAISGFGNVAWGAATKATELGAKVVTISGPDGYIYDPDGISGEKIDYMLELRNSGNDIVAPYAEEFPGATFYPGKKPWEQKVNIALPCATQNELDADDARKLIDNKTLCVAEVSNMGCTAEAVDLFIEHKQLFAPGKAVNAGGVATSGLEMTQNAMHISWTAAEVDDKLHQIMSAIHQQCVEHGKEDQYINYVKGANIAGFMKVAKAMMAQGIV; encoded by the coding sequence ATGAAGACAGAAGTAATCTTATCAGCACTGGAAGCAAAACATCCGGGCGAAAAGGAGTATTTGCAAGCAGTAAAAGAAGTTCTTCTTTCAATTGAAGAAGTGTACAACCAGCATCCCGAATTCGAGAAAGCTAAAATCATCGAACGATTGGTTGAACCGGAACGTATTTTCACCTTCCGTGTGCCTTGGGTAGACGACAAAGGAGAAATACAAGTCAACTTGGGATATCGTGTGCAATTCAACAACGCTATCGGCCCGTACAAGGGCGGCATCCGCTTCCATCCTTCTGTCAACCTGTCCATCTTAAAATTCCTGGGATTCGAACAGACTTTCAAAAACGCTTTGACGACATTGCCGATGGGTGGTGGAAAAGGAGGTTCCGACTTTGCTCCTCGCGGAAAAAGTGATGCGGAGATCATGCGTTTCTGCCAGGCGTTCATCCTCGAATTATGGCGAAACCTCGGACCGGACCGCGATGTTCCGGCAGGCGACATCGGCGTCGGCGGACGTGAAGTCGGTTATATGTACGGTATGTATAAGAAGCTGGCCCGCGAAAACACCGGCACGTTCACAGGTAAAGGAATGGAATTCGGAGGCTCTATCCTCCGTCCCGAAGCAACCGGTTTCGGTGCTCTTTACTTCGTTCATCAAATGTTGGAAACTCATGGTATAGATATTAAAGGTAAGACTGTCGCTATCTCCGGTTTCGGAAACGTTGCCTGGGGAGCCGCCACTAAAGCGACCGAACTGGGGGCAAAGGTCGTCACCATCTCCGGTCCGGACGGTTACATCTATGATCCGGATGGCATTTCCGGCGAAAAGATCGATTATATGCTGGAACTGCGTAACTCCGGTAATGACATCGTAGCTCCTTATGCCGAAGAATTCCCCGGCGCAACCTTCTATCCCGGTAAGAAACCTTGGGAACAGAAAGTAAACATCGCACTGCCTTGTGCCACTCAGAACGAGTTGGACGCAGATGATGCACGCAAGCTGATCGACAACAAGACATTATGTGTAGCCGAAGTGTCCAACATGGGATGTACGGCCGAAGCTGTCGACTTGTTCATCGAACACAAACAACTCTTTGCACCGGGTAAAGCTGTCAATGCCGGCGGTGTCGCTACTTCCGGTCTGGAAATGACTCAGAACGCCATGCATATTTCCTGGACAGCTGCCGAAGTCGACGACAAACTGCATCAGATCATGAGTGCTATCCATCAGCAATGTGTCGAACATGGAAAAGAGGATCAATATATCAACTATGTGAAAGGTGCGAACATTGCGGGCTTCATGAAAGTGGCCAAAGCGATGATGGCGCAAGGTATCGTATAG
- a CDS encoding nucleotidyltransferase family protein, giving the protein MKAMIFAAGLGTRLKPLTDNTPKALLPINGKPMLEHVILKLKDAGFHQIVINVHHLGDQIIDFLAANNNFGIQIHISDERDYLLDTGGGIKHAASFLQGNEPFLIHNVDIISNIDLRALYNHHVETNPLATLLVSKRNTSRYLLFNKENKLCGWRNRETGEVKSFYPDFDPNQYNEYAFSGIHVLSPKIFDWMEEWTGKFPIINFYLSICAKTNIHAYADEHLHLIDVGKPETLQVAENFLRESFTPDK; this is encoded by the coding sequence ATGAAAGCTATGATTTTCGCAGCCGGCTTGGGAACACGCCTCAAACCGCTGACCGACAACACCCCAAAAGCATTGCTTCCTATCAATGGAAAACCTATGCTCGAACATGTAATCCTTAAATTGAAAGATGCCGGCTTTCATCAGATAGTCATCAACGTTCATCATCTGGGAGACCAGATCATCGACTTCCTGGCTGCCAACAATAATTTCGGTATCCAGATTCATATCTCCGACGAGCGGGATTATCTGCTCGATACCGGTGGGGGAATCAAACATGCCGCCTCATTTTTACAAGGTAACGAACCGTTTTTGATACATAATGTCGACATCATATCCAATATTGATCTCCGTGCGCTTTACAATCATCATGTAGAGACAAATCCGCTGGCGACATTATTAGTCAGCAAGCGCAACACCTCCCGCTATCTGCTTTTCAATAAGGAAAACAAACTATGCGGTTGGCGCAACCGTGAGACAGGCGAAGTAAAATCATTCTATCCCGATTTCGATCCGAACCAATATAACGAATATGCATTCAGCGGGATACATGTACTGTCTCCTAAAATATTCGACTGGATGGAAGAATGGACCGGCAAATTCCCGATCATCAACTTCTACCTCTCCATCTGCGCTAAAACCAACATCCACGCCTACGCAGACGAGCACCTTCATCTGATAGATGTCGGCAAACCGGAAACATTGCAGGTGGCTGAAAACTTTCTCCGGGAAAGTTTCACTCCTGACAAATAA